The sequence AGTTCATGGCGCACATCCGGGCCATGGGACCCGACTGGGACCTGGACCAGACGACGGAGTTCCTCGTCGTGGCCGCCACCCTGCTCGATCTGAAGGCGGCCCGGCTGCTGCCCGCCGCCGAGGTCGAGGACGAGGCCGACCTCGCGCTGCTCGAGGCCCGGGACCTGCTGTTCGCGCGGCTGCTGCAGTACCGCGCGTACAAGCAGATCGCGGACATCTTCAACGCCCGCCTGGAGGAAGAGGCCCGCCGCCATCCCCGTACCGTCGGCCTGGAGCCCCAGTACGCCGAGCTGCTGCCCGAGGTCGTCATCAGCATCGGCCCCGAGGGCTTCGCCAAGCTCGCGGTCAAGGCCATGCAGCCGAGGCCCAAGCCGCAGGTGTACGTCGACCACATCCACGCCCCGCTCGTCAGCGTGCAGGAGCAGGCCGGGATCGTGGTGGCCCGGCTCAAGGAGCTGGGCGAGGCCAGCTTCCGGGCCCTGGTCGAGGACACCGACGACACGCTCACCGTGGTGGCCCGGTTCCTCGCCCTGCTGGAGCTGTACCGGGAGAAGGCCGTCGCCCTGGAGCAGGAGGCCGCGCTCGGGGAGCTGCTGGTGCGCTGGACCGGCGGGGACACCGACACGGCACCGATGGTCACCGACGAGTTCGACCGGCCGCCCGAGCCGCCCGAGCCGCCCAAGGAGGAGAAGAAGCCGTGAGCGAGCGGACCACCGAGGTGCCGGACGAGCTGCGGGCCGTCGCCGGCCTCGACCTCAAGCCCGCCCTGGAGGCGATGCTCATGGTCGTGGACGAGCCGGCGGCCGAGGAGCACCTGGCGAAGCTGCTGGAGCGGCCGAGACGGCAGATCGCCGACGCGCTGCGGGAGCTGGCCGACGAGTACGCGGTCCAGGGCCGCGGCTTCGAGCTGCGCTACGTCGCAGGCGGCTGGCGTTTCTCCACGCGCGCGGAATACGCGCCGGCCGTCGAGAGGCTCGTCCTGGACGGGCAGACCGCCCGGCTCACCCAGGCGGCACTGGAGACGCTCGCGGTCGTCGCCTACCGCCAGCCGGTCAGCCGCAGCCGGGTCTCCGCCGTGCGCGGGGTCAACTGTGACGGCGTGATGCGCACCCTGCTCCAGCGCGGTCTGGTCGAGGAGGCGGGCGCGGAACCCGAAACAGGTGCGATCCTGTACAGGACGACGAACTACTTCCTGGAGCGGATGGGCCTGCGCGGCCTGGACGAGCTTCCGGAACTCGCGCCCTTCCTCCCGGAGGCGGAGGCGATCGAGGCCGAGACTCAGGAGGGGGTCCCGTCGTTCGACCCGGACGCGCCCGACGCGCCCGGCGTAGAGGACGCAGACGACTAAGACGGAACTTTGATGCGAAGCAGCGGCAGCGGCAAGAGTGGCGGGCGGGGTAACTACCGCGGCGCCGGCAACAACCGGGACGAGCGGCAGGGGCAGGGCCGTCCCCGCAAGCCCCGCCCCGAGGAGCGCCGCTACGACGTGGGCCCCGGCGCCACCCAGGACGGCCCCAAGTCCGGGCGCGGCGGTGCGGCCCGTGGCGGCGCGAAGGGCGGCCCGAAGAAGCCCCAGCAGGGCGGCCGTACGGCCCCCGCGCGCTCCCGCGAGTACGAGACGCGGGTCGAGGAGCGCAACCGGGAGCGCTACGCCGGCAAGAAGGACATCAAGCTCCCCAAGACCTTCCCGGGTGCCGAGCAGGAGGGCGAGCGGCTGCAGAAGGTCCTCGCGCGGGCCGGCTACGGCTCGCGGCGGGCCTGCGAGGAGCTGATCGAGCAGGCGCGGGTGGAGGTGAACGGCGAGATCGTCCTCGAGCAGGGCCGCCGGGTCGACCCGGAGAAGGACGAGGTCAAGGTCGACGGCCTGACGGTGGCGACGCAGTCGTACCAGTTCTTCTCGCTGAACAAGCCCGCCGGTGTCGTCTCCACCATGGAGGACCCCGAGGGCCGGCAGTGCCTCGGTGACTACGTCACCAACCGTGAGACACGGCTCTTCCACGTCGGCCGGCTGGACACCGAGACCGAGGGTGTCATCCTGCTCACCAACCACGGGGAGCTGGCGCACCGCCTCACCCACCCCAAGTACGGCGTGAAGAAGACCTACCTCGCCGCGATCGTGGGCCCGATCCCGCGTGACCTGGGCAAGCGCCTGAAGGACGGCA comes from Streptomyces sp. FXJ1.172 and encodes:
- a CDS encoding segregation and condensation protein A; the protein is MTSSDVPAPASGPAPGRRRALGRGPGAVPPPEPEAPDPEVRPEVRPGARSGTQPEAVPAPRPEPGSGEPESASGPGPGDLESAPGPGPGDLEPASGPGPEEPEPVPESGPEGPVPGSGPEGPVPESGGVRDGVFKVRLSNFEGPFDLLLQLISKHKLDVTEVALSKVTDEFMAHIRAMGPDWDLDQTTEFLVVAATLLDLKAARLLPAAEVEDEADLALLEARDLLFARLLQYRAYKQIADIFNARLEEEARRHPRTVGLEPQYAELLPEVVISIGPEGFAKLAVKAMQPRPKPQVYVDHIHAPLVSVQEQAGIVVARLKELGEASFRALVEDTDDTLTVVARFLALLELYREKAVALEQEAALGELLVRWTGGDTDTAPMVTDEFDRPPEPPEPPKEEKKP
- the scpB gene encoding SMC-Scp complex subunit ScpB; its protein translation is MSERTTEVPDELRAVAGLDLKPALEAMLMVVDEPAAEEHLAKLLERPRRQIADALRELADEYAVQGRGFELRYVAGGWRFSTRAEYAPAVERLVLDGQTARLTQAALETLAVVAYRQPVSRSRVSAVRGVNCDGVMRTLLQRGLVEEAGAEPETGAILYRTTNYFLERMGLRGLDELPELAPFLPEAEAIEAETQEGVPSFDPDAPDAPGVEDADD
- a CDS encoding pseudouridine synthase; the protein is MRSSGSGKSGGRGNYRGAGNNRDERQGQGRPRKPRPEERRYDVGPGATQDGPKSGRGGAARGGAKGGPKKPQQGGRTAPARSREYETRVEERNRERYAGKKDIKLPKTFPGAEQEGERLQKVLARAGYGSRRACEELIEQARVEVNGEIVLEQGRRVDPEKDEVKVDGLTVATQSYQFFSLNKPAGVVSTMEDPEGRQCLGDYVTNRETRLFHVGRLDTETEGVILLTNHGELAHRLTHPKYGVKKTYLAAIVGPIPRDLGKRLKDGIQLEDGYARADHFRVVEQTGKNYLVEVTLHEGRKHIVRRMLAEAGFPVEKLVRTSFGPITLGDQKSGWLRRLSNTEVGMLMKEVDL